A stretch of the Aegilops tauschii subsp. strangulata cultivar AL8/78 chromosome 4, Aet v6.0, whole genome shotgun sequence genome encodes the following:
- the LOC109762892 gene encoding K(+) efflux antiporter 5 isoform X1 produces MAPAAAAGTARGRRFTALVLAIAVALALAPAAGRPDKETREKFYGSLVANGTHNATAGDNSIADMFGRVLDKEFSDSDASEVPDKNSFNNSISDHQAVLETVAVITHDKKNDTQQANSSRPFQIGDMFGSQNENSDDTETVIDKEDNVFVMSNRKTKYPTLQLDLRLIKDLVVIIVSATAGGIIFSCLGQPVIVGYLLAGSLIGPGGLNLINEMVQVETFAQFGVVFLLFALGLEFSLPKLRVVGPVAVLGGVLQIALFMFLCGLTAALCGAKLSEGVFVGTFLSMSSTAVVSKFLVEKGSTNALHGQVTIGTLILQDCAVGLLFALIPVLGGSSGIFGGMMSMGRLLLVLSIFITVAYMMTWSFIPRFLKLMIQLSSQTNELYQLAAVAFCLLLAWCSDYLGLSLELGSFLAGVMISTTDFAHHTLEQVEAIRNLFAALFLASIGMLIHFKFLWNHVDILLAAVILVIIVKSIVITAVIKSFGYSIRTAFIVGLSLAQIGEFAFVLLSRASHHHLIGGKMYLLLLGTTALSLVTTPLIFKLIPVVTQLGILMRWFPSESGVQNELPLQEKATMLDVYNRTL; encoded by the exons atggcgcccgccgccgccgcggggaCCGCGCGCGGCCGGCGCTTCACCGCCCTGGTCCTCGCCATCGCCGTGGCGCTCGCGCTCGCGCCCGCCGCGGGGAGGCCGGACAAGGAGACGCGGGAGAAGTTCTACGGGAGCCTCGTCGCCAACGGCACCCACAACGCCACCGCCGGGGACAACAGCATCGCCGACATGTTCGGCCGCGTGCTCGACAAGGAGTTCTCCGACAGCGACGCCTCCGAGG TACCGGACAAGAACAGCTTCAACAACAGCATCTCAGATCATCAA GCTGTTCTGGAGACCGTAGCTGTTATTACACACGACAAGAAGAATGATACACAGCAGGCAAA TTCCTCAAGACCTTTCCAAATAGGTGACATGTTTGGTTCTCAGAATGAAAATTCTGATGACACGGAAACTGTGATAGACAAAGAG GATAATGTTTTTGTGATGTCAAATCGTAAAACAAAGTATCCAACACTTCAGTTAGATTTAAG ATTAATTAAAGATCTGGTAGTTATAATTGTTTCAGCTACTGCCGGTGGTATCATATTCTCTTGTTTGGGGCAGCCG GTTATCGTTGGCTATCTACTTGCTGGTTCTCTTATTGGACCCGGAGGCTTGAACTTGATCAATGAAATGGTGCAG GTGGAGACCTTTGCACAGTTTGGTGTGGTTTTTCTTCTTTTTGCACTTGGCCTTGAATTTTCGTTGCCAAAG TTGAGAGTGGTTGGGCCTGTTGCTGTGCTTGGTGGTGTACTTCAGATTGCTTTGTTCATGTTCTTGTGTGGCCTAACTGCTGCG TTGTGCGGTGCTAAATTATCCGAGGGAGTATTTGTTGGCACTTTCTTGTCAATGTCATCTACTGCAGTG GTTTCCAAGTTCTTAGTGGAAAAGGGTAGCACAAATGCACTTCATGGTCAAGTTACAATTGGCACCCTTATTCTTCAG GATTGTGCAGTTGGCCTTCTGTTTGCTCTCATTCCAGTTCTGGGTGGTTCAAGTGGCATATTTGGAGGAATGATGTCAATGGGGAGACT GTTACTTGTACTGTCCATATTTATAACTGTTGCATATATGATGACTTGGTCATTCATCCCTCGATTCTTAAAACTGATGATCCAGTTATCATCACAG ACAAATGAACTCTATCAGTTGGCTGCTGTCGCGTTCTGCTTGCTGCTAGCCTGG TGCAGTGATTATCTTGGATTGAGTCTTGAACTGGGCTCATTTCTTGCTGGCGTTATGATATCCACCACAGATTTTGCTCACCATACTTTGGAGCAG GTGGAAGCAATCCGTAACTTATTTGCTGCACTCTTCCTTGCAAGTATTGGCATGCTCATCCATTTCAAGTTCTTATGGAATCACGTGGACATATTACTTGCAGCTGTTATACTTGTTATAATAGTTAAGAGTATAGTCATAACAGCTGTCATAAAATCATTTGGATACAGCATCAGAACAGCTTTCATC GTTGGTCTATCATTAGCTCAGATTGGAGAGTTTGCTTTTGTGCTTCTGAGCCGTGCTTCACATCATCATCTTATAGGG GGGAAAATGTATCTGTTATTACTGGGAACAACTGCTCTTAGCTTG GTAACAACTCCCCTCATTTTCAAATTAATTCCTGTGGTGACGCAACTCGGCATCCTTATGCGTTGGTTCCCCTCAGAAAGTGGTGTGCAGAATGAG CTGCCTTTACAGGAAAAGGCAACAATGCTTGATGTTTACAACAGAACACTCTGA
- the LOC109762892 gene encoding K(+) efflux antiporter 5 isoform X2 yields the protein MAPAAAAGTARGRRFTALVLAIAVALALAPAAGRPDKETREKFYGSLVANGTHNATAGDNSIADMFGRVLDKEFSDSDASEVPDKNSFNNSISDHQAVLETVAVITHDKKNDTQQANSSRPFQIGDMFGSQNENSDDTETVIDKEDNVFVMSNRKTKYPTLQLDLRLIKDLVVIIVSATAGGIIFSCLGQPVIVGYLLAGSLIGPGGLNLINEMVQVETFAQFGVVFLLFALGLEFSLPKLRVVGPVAVLGGVLQIALFMFLCGLTAALCGAKLSEGVFVGTFLSMSSTAVVSKFLVEKGSTNALHGQVTIGTLILQDCAVGLLFALIPVLGGSSGIFGGMMSMGRLLLVLSIFITVAYMMTWSFIPRFLKLMIQLSSQTNELYQLAAVAFCLLLAWCSDYLGLSLELGSFLAGVMISTTDFAHHTLEQVEAIRNLFAALFLASIGMLIHFKFLWNHVDILLAAVILVIIVKSIVITAVIKSFGYSIRTAFIVGLSLAQIGEFAFVLLSRASHHHLIGGKMYLLLLGTTALSLVTTPLIFKLIPVVTQLGILMRWFPSESGVQNEEKATMLDVYNRTL from the exons atggcgcccgccgccgccgcggggaCCGCGCGCGGCCGGCGCTTCACCGCCCTGGTCCTCGCCATCGCCGTGGCGCTCGCGCTCGCGCCCGCCGCGGGGAGGCCGGACAAGGAGACGCGGGAGAAGTTCTACGGGAGCCTCGTCGCCAACGGCACCCACAACGCCACCGCCGGGGACAACAGCATCGCCGACATGTTCGGCCGCGTGCTCGACAAGGAGTTCTCCGACAGCGACGCCTCCGAGG TACCGGACAAGAACAGCTTCAACAACAGCATCTCAGATCATCAA GCTGTTCTGGAGACCGTAGCTGTTATTACACACGACAAGAAGAATGATACACAGCAGGCAAA TTCCTCAAGACCTTTCCAAATAGGTGACATGTTTGGTTCTCAGAATGAAAATTCTGATGACACGGAAACTGTGATAGACAAAGAG GATAATGTTTTTGTGATGTCAAATCGTAAAACAAAGTATCCAACACTTCAGTTAGATTTAAG ATTAATTAAAGATCTGGTAGTTATAATTGTTTCAGCTACTGCCGGTGGTATCATATTCTCTTGTTTGGGGCAGCCG GTTATCGTTGGCTATCTACTTGCTGGTTCTCTTATTGGACCCGGAGGCTTGAACTTGATCAATGAAATGGTGCAG GTGGAGACCTTTGCACAGTTTGGTGTGGTTTTTCTTCTTTTTGCACTTGGCCTTGAATTTTCGTTGCCAAAG TTGAGAGTGGTTGGGCCTGTTGCTGTGCTTGGTGGTGTACTTCAGATTGCTTTGTTCATGTTCTTGTGTGGCCTAACTGCTGCG TTGTGCGGTGCTAAATTATCCGAGGGAGTATTTGTTGGCACTTTCTTGTCAATGTCATCTACTGCAGTG GTTTCCAAGTTCTTAGTGGAAAAGGGTAGCACAAATGCACTTCATGGTCAAGTTACAATTGGCACCCTTATTCTTCAG GATTGTGCAGTTGGCCTTCTGTTTGCTCTCATTCCAGTTCTGGGTGGTTCAAGTGGCATATTTGGAGGAATGATGTCAATGGGGAGACT GTTACTTGTACTGTCCATATTTATAACTGTTGCATATATGATGACTTGGTCATTCATCCCTCGATTCTTAAAACTGATGATCCAGTTATCATCACAG ACAAATGAACTCTATCAGTTGGCTGCTGTCGCGTTCTGCTTGCTGCTAGCCTGG TGCAGTGATTATCTTGGATTGAGTCTTGAACTGGGCTCATTTCTTGCTGGCGTTATGATATCCACCACAGATTTTGCTCACCATACTTTGGAGCAG GTGGAAGCAATCCGTAACTTATTTGCTGCACTCTTCCTTGCAAGTATTGGCATGCTCATCCATTTCAAGTTCTTATGGAATCACGTGGACATATTACTTGCAGCTGTTATACTTGTTATAATAGTTAAGAGTATAGTCATAACAGCTGTCATAAAATCATTTGGATACAGCATCAGAACAGCTTTCATC GTTGGTCTATCATTAGCTCAGATTGGAGAGTTTGCTTTTGTGCTTCTGAGCCGTGCTTCACATCATCATCTTATAGGG GGGAAAATGTATCTGTTATTACTGGGAACAACTGCTCTTAGCTTG GTAACAACTCCCCTCATTTTCAAATTAATTCCTGTGGTGACGCAACTCGGCATCCTTATGCGTTGGTTCCCCTCAGAAAGTGGTGTGCAGAATGAG GAAAAGGCAACAATGCTTGATGTTTACAACAGAACACTCTGA